Proteins encoded within one genomic window of bacterium:
- a CDS encoding radical SAM protein, with amino-acid sequence MHPESRAGLLNIRHIAVTEGVNGPGARLTVWAQGCPFVCEGCFNPELRPFENKRLLSPEKLLEEALSLDFSGVTLSGGEPFAQADELADFLRLLKAKRPKTGVIAFTGYTLAELKNGPWELKKLLCEIDLLIDGRYEVQSPSAGSLRGSSNQRLVPLTETGLDLLEEIVMNSRAETALTITGEGEVIVSGFPTAEFVRNLRNKLSG; translated from the coding sequence ATTCATCCAGAAAGCAGGGCCGGATTGCTGAATATTCGCCACATCGCGGTAACGGAGGGGGTGAACGGGCCGGGAGCGCGCCTGACCGTCTGGGCGCAGGGCTGCCCCTTCGTCTGCGAGGGGTGCTTCAACCCCGAGCTTCGCCCCTTTGAGAACAAGCGGCTTCTTTCGCCTGAAAAACTGCTGGAGGAAGCGCTGAGCCTCGATTTTTCAGGGGTCACTCTCTCCGGGGGAGAGCCCTTCGCGCAGGCGGACGAGCTGGCCGATTTTCTCCGGCTGCTGAAGGCGAAGCGACCCAAAACCGGCGTCATCGCCTTCACCGGTTACACCCTCGCCGAGCTTAAAAACGGTCCCTGGGAACTCAAAAAGCTCCTTTGCGAAATCGACCTTCTGATCGACGGCAGATACGAGGTTCAAAGCCCTTCCGCCGGAAGCCTTCGGGGCTCCTCGAACCAGAGACTCGTTCCCCTTACCGAGACCGGCCTCGACCTTCTCGAAGAGATCGTCATGAACAGCCGCGCCGAGACCGCGCTGACGATAACCGGAGAGGGAGAGGTCATAGTCTCCGGCTTCCCCACGGCTGAATTCGTCCGCAACCTGCGAAACAAGCTCTCGGGATGA
- a CDS encoding methyltransferase domain-containing protein has translation MEKEAIKKAVEAAYERIAAEGSRAPGGLAFPTGEALALSLGYPPDIVAKAGRETLDGFVGAFPLAGEIMKEGGELTVADLGCGSGLDTLWLAGAGARVVSLDASRGMLRNLAAASGECEAVEGFLPDIPLKSDSFTHVLTNGAANLVFDKQLLAKEVFRILKPGGRWLLADVMALGELGEELRKDPEAWAFCVGGAVSPGEWEALCLGAGFREAEVEIVERFMPLGKGVLRAVK, from the coding sequence ATGGAAAAGGAAGCGATAAAAAAGGCCGTGGAAGCCGCTTACGAGCGGATAGCCGCCGAGGGCTCGCGCGCTCCCGGAGGACTGGCTTTTCCCACCGGCGAGGCGCTCGCGCTTTCGCTCGGGTATCCTCCGGACATCGTCGCGAAGGCCGGAAGGGAGACTCTGGACGGCTTCGTCGGGGCTTTTCCCCTCGCGGGGGAAATTATGAAAGAGGGAGGAGAGTTGACCGTCGCCGATCTAGGCTGCGGCTCAGGGCTCGACACCCTCTGGCTCGCTGGAGCGGGCGCGAGGGTCGTCTCCCTCGACGCGAGCCGGGGGATGCTGCGGAACCTTGCCGCGGCTTCGGGGGAGTGCGAGGCGGTGGAGGGGTTCCTCCCCGATATCCCCCTCAAGAGCGATTCTTTCACCCACGTCCTGACCAACGGGGCGGCCAATCTCGTCTTCGACAAGCAATTGCTGGCGAAAGAGGTCTTCAGGATACTGAAACCCGGCGGGAGGTGGCTCCTCGCCGACGTAATGGCGCTGGGCGAGCTTGGGGAAGAGCTGAGAAAAGACCCGGAGGCGTGGGCGTTTTGCGTAGGTGGCGCGGTTTCGCCGGGGGAATGGGAAGCACTGTGTCTCGGGGCCGGTTTCCGGGAGGCCGAAGTCGAGATCGTCGAGAGGTTCATGCCCTTGGGGAAGGGGGTTCTGAGAGCGGTTAAGTAA
- a CDS encoding DUF3786 domain-containing protein has product MAAEEKTLYVSSETIHPLHWERLTAQNPEEVAERSLARWDGEKFTLSLLGKELVISPADRRIFFTAAPNVPAGFHQGLTAISYLWGATGSQPSGEFVSLLELPGGATFFHGHHAPATRKISERFGASPAEFRKRTLERGWSEVAIGDGSASILALPKIPLQLVLWAADEGFASSAIFLIDSRAGQYMQLDAIWALTNCAVEQLLRD; this is encoded by the coding sequence ATGGCGGCAGAAGAAAAAACTCTCTATGTATCGAGCGAAACAATACATCCCTTGCACTGGGAGCGCCTTACGGCGCAAAATCCCGAGGAAGTGGCGGAAAGGTCTCTCGCCCGGTGGGACGGCGAAAAATTCACCCTCTCCCTTCTCGGCAAAGAACTGGTCATCTCGCCCGCCGACAGAAGAATTTTCTTCACGGCCGCGCCCAACGTTCCGGCGGGGTTTCATCAGGGGCTTACGGCTATTTCCTACCTCTGGGGGGCGACCGGCTCGCAGCCCTCCGGTGAGTTCGTCTCCCTGCTGGAGCTTCCGGGCGGCGCGACCTTCTTTCACGGCCACCACGCCCCCGCAACCCGGAAAATCTCGGAGCGCTTCGGCGCTTCACCCGCAGAGTTCAGGAAAAGGACGCTTGAGCGCGGGTGGAGCGAGGTGGCTATCGGCGACGGTTCCGCCAGCATCCTTGCGCTGCCGAAGATTCCCCTCCAACTCGTCCTCTGGGCGGCGGACGAGGGGTTCGCCTCCTCCGCTATCTTCCTCATAGATTCCCGCGCGGGACAATATATGCAACTGGATGCGATCTGGGCGCTTACGAACTGCGCCGTGGAACAATTGCTTAGGGATTGA
- the prmA gene encoding 50S ribosomal protein L11 methyltransferase, with product MEEAAVWLKCMVNAPEALRELAALELMELGAGGIEESGEELAAYYKPGDKEKVEAALGRFAALHEAEVVKIRWEEIASEDWWESWKKYFHPLKASKRLWICPTWENVPPPEEGMATLLIDPGRAFGTGGHETTRLCLDMIDECLLAEPVVAMLDVGCGSGILSIAARLLGVKKVGALDMDILAAKATRDNALLNRVEEGIEVYCGELRAIKGEWPLVVANILYQIVLGLAPLLAKHTAPGGRLIISGFLVEECEGARSYFEGLGFETMDRQDMGPWSALLLRKIS from the coding sequence ATGGAAGAAGCAGCCGTATGGCTTAAATGCATGGTAAACGCGCCGGAGGCCCTTCGCGAGTTGGCCGCTCTCGAACTGATGGAGCTGGGCGCGGGCGGGATAGAGGAATCCGGCGAGGAACTGGCAGCCTACTACAAACCCGGCGACAAAGAGAAGGTAGAGGCCGCTCTCGGACGCTTCGCGGCCCTCCACGAAGCCGAAGTTGTAAAGATTCGGTGGGAGGAGATCGCCTCCGAGGACTGGTGGGAGTCGTGGAAGAAGTATTTCCATCCCCTCAAGGCCTCCAAAAGGCTCTGGATCTGCCCTACCTGGGAAAACGTTCCGCCGCCCGAAGAGGGCATGGCGACCTTGCTCATCGATCCGGGCCGCGCCTTCGGCACCGGGGGCCACGAGACAACGCGCCTTTGCCTCGACATGATAGACGAGTGCCTCCTGGCCGAGCCGGTGGTCGCGATGCTCGACGTCGGCTGCGGCTCGGGGATTTTGTCCATCGCGGCGCGGCTTCTCGGGGTGAAAAAGGTCGGCGCGCTCGACATGGACATCCTCGCCGCCAAAGCCACCCGCGACAACGCCCTGCTGAACCGCGTCGAGGAGGGTATCGAGGTCTACTGCGGGGAACTGCGGGCGATAAAGGGGGAGTGGCCGCTGGTCGTCGCAAACATCCTCTACCAGATAGTCCTCGGCCTCGCCCCGCTGCTGGCGAAGCACACCGCCCCCGGCGGCAGGCTCATCATCTCAGGTTTTCTGGTCGAGGAGTGCGAGGGCGCAAGGAGCTACTTCGAGGGGCTGGGGTTTGAAACGATGGACAGACAGGATATGGGGCCGTGGAGCGCACTTTTGTTACGGAAGATATCCTGA
- a CDS encoding DUF3786 domain-containing protein — protein MAYKVLDILKDLPGTNCGECKKSGCYPFSISVYLEGWDLASCPHLPAGEVERMKTLIAEDRARGGGKKDPTHDQAVVSLSKKFRAADLQVMAANSGCVQAGDSLVCPFLDGSYEIGLEDVKALKGEPPSVWVKVFLYIYLTRASGAKPAGKWVSFRELPNSTSKSANFESCGEKIARHYSGHGEKLDEAVRELGGVRDELGSADRVWRLTPLPRISLLLLYWEATEEFPARATILVDKNILEYLDQEATVFLAEAISNRLCGKSVNEVIT, from the coding sequence ATGGCCTACAAAGTTCTCGACATTTTAAAAGACCTGCCCGGCACCAACTGCGGGGAGTGCAAGAAGAGCGGCTGCTACCCCTTCTCCATCTCGGTCTACCTCGAAGGGTGGGACCTCGCGAGCTGCCCCCACCTCCCAGCCGGAGAGGTTGAGAGGATGAAAACTCTCATCGCCGAGGACAGGGCCAGGGGGGGCGGCAAGAAAGACCCCACCCACGACCAGGCGGTAGTGAGTCTCAGCAAAAAATTCCGCGCCGCCGATTTGCAGGTCATGGCGGCAAACTCCGGCTGCGTCCAGGCGGGGGATTCCCTCGTCTGCCCCTTCCTCGACGGCTCCTACGAGATCGGCCTCGAAGACGTGAAGGCGCTCAAGGGAGAGCCGCCGAGCGTCTGGGTAAAGGTCTTCCTCTACATCTACCTCACCCGCGCCAGCGGCGCAAAACCGGCCGGGAAGTGGGTCTCCTTCAGGGAGCTTCCCAACTCCACCAGCAAATCGGCCAACTTCGAGAGCTGCGGCGAGAAGATAGCCAGGCATTACTCCGGCCACGGGGAGAAGCTCGACGAGGCCGTCCGCGAACTCGGGGGAGTGCGTGACGAGCTGGGCTCGGCGGACAGGGTCTGGCGACTGACCCCGCTGCCGAGAATTTCGCTGCTGCTGCTCTACTGGGAGGCGACCGAGGAGTTTCCCGCAAGGGCGACAATCCTCGTAGACAAAAACATACTTGAATATCTCGATCAGGAGGCCACGGTCTTCCTCGCCGAGGCGATCTCCAACCGTCTTTGCGGCAAATCCGTAAACGAGGTGATAACATGA